The DNA region AGGATTGCTGGATAGGTCGCGGGTTTGAAAAGTGGCTTTGTAGCGTGCTTTGGCGAGTCTTGCCAGGTTAAAGAGCGATCGGCCAGTTTCAGATAGTTTGTGACCGACAGCGTCTTTTTATCGTGTACAACGATACCGTCTGCCGTTGCATAGAAAATACCGTGATACCATCTGCGCGTGTAGATGCTTAAGAATTGTTTGTTTTTAGCATTACATACGGAGGCTAAAAAGAGGTTCACGCTGTTGGGCTGCAGAAGATAGACATTGTCATAGCGGTTCATGATCTGGCAGGCAAAGACCAGCTTTCGCCACAGGTTACGCTTATGCTGCTCGATAAAAAAAAACTCGTCGATTGTCTCATCATGCTTCGCCAGCGCACCTACGCTACGACTGACGAGCACGTCGCTTTTTTGCAGGTATGCCAGAAGAGGCGTTGCATTAACAAAATCGCCGATTTTAGCTGTCTGAATGACCAGGTTTTTACCTGTCTCTTTACGGAACAGCTTCCGGATAAGCTTCACCGGAAAGAGTAAAATCAGCAGAAATACGTAACTCATGCGTTAAATATCCCTGTTGGAAAGCCAACGGCTGCCCTGTAAAAATGAAAAAATCGCATCTGCGCTGATATCCTTCGTTTGCTGGGTCGGGCTGACCATCTGATGCTGGTTTTTACCGTAACCCCCGATCAATCCAGGATCGGTCGGGCCAAAAATCGTAATATTCGGGCGATCCAGCGCCGCGGTTAAATGGCTCAAGCCCGTATCAACGGAAACAACAGCATTCGCTCCCGCCAGCTCTGCTGCAACCTGCGCCAGCGTGAGTTTCGGCAACACCTCGACGTGCGAAAAGCCTGACGCCAGACGCTCTGCACGCTGCCGCTCATGCTCTGCGCCCCACGGGAGTTTAATATGGATGCCGGTAGGTTGCATTAGTTCAATCAGGCTTCGCCAGTGCGTTTCCGGCCAGTGTTTATCGTCGCGCGTTGTGGCATGCAGGAAGACAAGATAAGGCTGAACGCGGGGATCTGTATTGCGCAAAAAGTGCTGCGCAATGGCGTAGTCGCCCTGGGTTTCCGGTTTCGCATAGCCCAGGCTTTTAGCAAACAGCTCGCGGGTACGTTCAACGGCGTGCTGTTGCTTTGCGATATGGTGGCGGCGGTTATAGAACAGGCTCGCCAGCGGTTCGCGGGCGGTGTGCCAGTCCATGCCGTGCTTGACGCCATGTGCCAGACGCGTCACCAGCGCCGCGCTTTTCACGAGCCCCTGGGCGTCGATGATAGCGTCGTAATGCTGTGCCTGCACCGCCTGACGAAAGGCTTTGCGTTCGGCTTTAACCGGCGCGGAGAACCACGCTTTGCGCCAGCGGCGAATCGCTACCGGGATCGCGCGGTCAACCGCTTCATGCCAGGTGGGAATTTGCGCGAAGCCTTCTTCCACCACCCAGTCAAAACGAATGCCGGGAATGGCCTGCATGGCATCCGTCAGCGACGGCAGCGTATGCAGCACATCGCCCATCGAAGAGGTTTTAACGATCAGTACCCGCATTCGTTATCCTTCTTCGCTTAACAGCAGTTCGTTAAGCTCTTCGAGAACGCGCGCTGGCGTAATGTCGATCAGGCTCTGATGATAACCT from Enterobacter chengduensis includes:
- a CDS encoding glycosyltransferase family 9 protein, whose product is MSYVFLLILLFPVKLIRKLFRKETGKNLVIQTAKIGDFVNATPLLAYLQKSDVLVSRSVGALAKHDETIDEFFFIEQHKRNLWRKLVFACQIMNRYDNVYLLQPNSVNLFLASVCNAKNKQFLSIYTRRWYHGIFYATADGIVVHDKKTLSVTNYLKLADRSLTWQDSPKHATKPLFKPATYPAILDKPGVIRIGISVAAGNKAKTVPPVIWKQIADRLADLPCEFYVFGAPNEQSWMDDITRAYGELPNFINLIGKISLEELPWAISKMDCYIASDSGNVYIADAVGVPVVLLFGPCCHYEQRPLGNVLLIGNDDNICSYVFETRYYFSQSREELFSVTDESLDSIRHFICALATANAAAYTVDAQGN
- the rfaC gene encoding lipopolysaccharide heptosyltransferase RfaC, whose product is MRVLIVKTSSMGDVLHTLPSLTDAMQAIPGIRFDWVVEEGFAQIPTWHEAVDRAIPVAIRRWRKAWFSAPVKAERKAFRQAVQAQHYDAIIDAQGLVKSAALVTRLAHGVKHGMDWHTAREPLASLFYNRRHHIAKQQHAVERTRELFAKSLGYAKPETQGDYAIAQHFLRNTDPRVQPYLVFLHATTRDDKHWPETHWRSLIELMQPTGIHIKLPWGAEHERQRAERLASGFSHVEVLPKLTLAQVAAELAGANAVVSVDTGLSHLTAALDRPNITIFGPTDPGLIGGYGKNQHQMVSPTQQTKDISADAIFSFLQGSRWLSNRDI